TGGAGTGGTTGGCCGCCGGGCAAAATCAGCCCGACACGGCCCGGCAAACCACTGGTCTCAATTAGTAATATTCCGCACGGCTGTTGCATCGTCACTTCGTATATTTGTTGAGAACGATTCATTATCTTCACCAGTGTAGCGAAAGCGGAACATGGCACGTAGTGGAACCGCAAACGTGGATGGAGGAAGCCGCGGCAATCCCGGTCCTGCCTCCTGGGCTTTTGTGCTGAAAGACGATGCGGACGGCGAAGTCATCGAGCGCACGGCATTCATGGGGCAAGCCACCAATAATGTGGCCGAGTACACCGCCCTTCTGGAACTCCTGGACTATGCCACCGCGCACCAGTTCAAAAAATTGAAAGTGTATAGCGATAGCGAGCTGATGGTTCGGCAAATATCCGGAGTTTATAAGGTCAAAAACGCCGATCTGTTGCCGCTTTACGAAGAAGCAAAAGAACTGATCGAGCAATTGCAGTCATTCGAGATCATCCACGTTCGTCGCGAACTGAATAAGCGCGCCGATGAGCTGTGCAATAAGTCCTTGGATGCCGAAGAAAAAAAACTGGGAGTCGCCGCGCCCGAGAAGAAAGCGAAAGCCAAACCGACGGCCAGCCCCGCTCAGAAGGACTTGAGGGAACGCTGTCTGCCTTTAATCGAGTTTTACGCCGAGGATTGGCGCAACGGCTCCCCGGTGAAACCGTTTTCCGAAATGCTGCTGAAGGAACTTCTGAATGCCATTGAGGGCAAAAATTCCGAGGACTGAAGCGTAACATCTGGAAATTCCGGCTGTAGAAATGTTCATGAAGCAGCGAATCTCGAAATGGCAAAGGAATCGAAATGAATACTCTGAAAATCGCCCAGCCCGCTCATCCCATTCACGATCTAGTCAAGCAACGTTGGAGCCCCTACGGCTTTTCGGATCGGGCAGTTTCCTCAACCGATTTGCAATCGCTCTTTGAAGCCGCTCGCTGGGCTGCGTCTTCTTACAACGAACAGCCTTGGAGCTACATCGTAGCCGCCAAATCAGATTCGACGGCGTTTGCCAAGCTGCTTTCCTGTCTGACGGAAGGAAATCAGGCTTGGGCGGCGGCCGTGCCAGTTCTCGCCATCGGCTGCACGAGTTTAAATTTTTCGAAGAATGGCAAGCCGAACGCGGCGGCCTTTCACGATCTCGGTCTGGCCAGTGCGACGTTGACTTTTGAAGCGACGGCCCGCGGTCTGGTAGTTCATCAAATGATTGGCATCCTGCCGGACAAAGTTAGAGAACTCTATGCAGTACCAGAGGGGGTGCAGCCGTTTACGGGGTTGGCGATTGGCTATGCCGCCGATCCGGAGAAGCTGCCCGAGCCTTTGAAGCAGCGGGAACTGACGCCCCGCAGCCGGAAGCCGATCACGGATTTCGTTTTTGGGGATAAGTGGGGCACGAAGTCGGGGTTGGTGGAGTAAACGAGAAGCGTACACGCACTGGCAAATTGCCAGTCCCACCTAAACCATCGCTATTTCCGATTTTACATCAATCTGCAGCAGTCGAAATCTTCATTCAAAACATAACTGGTGGTGGCCGAAAAATCACTGGAGAGCTAGTTTCCATACTGCTCTTCGCTGACGTGCTCCAGCCAATCCACGGCTTTGCCGTCCAGCTTTTCTTGAATCGCAGTATGAGTCATGGCCGTGGTCGAAGTCGCACCATGCCAATGTTTCTCTCCCGGTGGAAACCAAATCACCTCGCCGGGCCGAATTTCTTCGATTGGCCCACCCCAACGTTGAGCCCAACCGCAACCCGAAGTTACGATCAGAGTCTGGCCGAGCGGATGCGTGTGCCAGGCAGTTCGAGCCCCCGGTTCGAAGGTCACACTGGCAGCCGATGCTCGACCTGGTTCGGGGACTTCAAACAGAGGGTCGATCCGCACGGTGCCGGTAAACCAGTCTGCCGGTCCCTTTTTCGAAGGCTGGGAGCCGATTCGCTTGATTTCCATGTTGAGAACTTCCTTCCCTAAATCCGTTCGAGCCTCTGAGCTAAGGACAAGGTGATCATATAGAGTGTGGAAGCTTTGAAATCGATGTAACTGCGGTCAGACATCACTCTTTCTAGGAAAGATCTTAATCAAGCATGATAGACTGAATTTTCGAGGAAGCACATCGGGCCTTACGGCTTACAATTCAATCAGTTTTCAAGTTCAATCGCGGAGCCAGAAAATGTCTCAACGTGAGCGTGTCGCAACCAGAGGTTTTTAAACGGTTTCTGAATCCATACTATCTATTTTTGTATTTTATGGCGTTCCTCACGTGGCAATTCGCACTTTCCCTCAGATTCGATGATTTTGATGATTCAAAGGAAGCGGCCTCTCGCTCTGATGCGATGAATGTCGCTGAAGCTTGCGATCTCTACAAAAATCGACTTGGAAAATATCCTCAGAATCTCGATCAGCTTTTACAGCCACCCGATGGCGGACGCCCATTTCTCAACTCGGGGAGTGACCTCTTCGATCAGTGGGGTCATAAATTCTTCAACGATTCGAACGGCCCGAGTAACAACGGAAGGAGGGTCGATATCTGGACGATTGATCCAAATACTGGAAAAATCATCGGCAACTGGAGTAAGTAGTCGCATGAAGACTGGAGTAGATCCGAAATGATTGAAATAGAAAACGACAAACCTGAGTCCCGAAAAAGACTTCTTAAATCTGAACATATCTTCCTGATCTTTGCCGCGCTCACAGTCGTTGTAGTCGCATCGTTGATGGGAATCTTGTTTGGCGGTTTCGATGACTCCAACGGGTGCAGCGCTCGGTCAAGTGCTGAGGTCATTGCTCAGGCATGTCATCTCTACAAACTAAGACTAGGGAAGTACCCCGAAGAATTGGACAAGCTCCTGAAGCCACCCTATGGCGGACCTCCAATTCTCCACTCCCCTCCAGATATCATCGATAACTGGGGACATAATTTTCATTACGACCCGTCAGGACCACATAACAAAGGCGAGAATGTCGATGTATGGGCGGTTGATCCTAAGACTGAGAAAATTATCGGAAATTGGGAAAAGTAATTGAGCTCGATTCATGGAAATCGATGTCAATTTGAGAATTCGCTGATCAAAAATGAATAAAAAATCCCACACTCCGGGGACAATCCTCCTCGTTCTAATGGCATTTCTTATACCCTCACTGACCTGGTCTGGAGGATGTGTTTTTTTCCGTTCCCCTAGTCCCGATGATTCCCGAACCGCATTTGCAAAAGCGGACATCTCGAACATTGTGACAACCTGTGAGCTATACAAAATACGACTTCTCGAATATCCATCTGATCTCGATTTTCTCCTCACTTCACCCTATAAATGGCGACCGTTTCTCAACTCGCAGAACGACATCATCGATCCCTGGGGCCAAAAATATCAGTACGATCCGGCCGGTCCGCATCACAAGGGAGAGCAAGTC
The genomic region above belongs to Telmatocola sphagniphila and contains:
- a CDS encoding ribonuclease HI family protein, with the protein product MARSGTANVDGGSRGNPGPASWAFVLKDDADGEVIERTAFMGQATNNVAEYTALLELLDYATAHQFKKLKVYSDSELMVRQISGVYKVKNADLLPLYEEAKELIEQLQSFEIIHVRRELNKRADELCNKSLDAEEKKLGVAAPEKKAKAKPTASPAQKDLRERCLPLIEFYAEDWRNGSPVKPFSEMLLKELLNAIEGKNSED
- a CDS encoding nitroreductase family protein; the encoded protein is MNTLKIAQPAHPIHDLVKQRWSPYGFSDRAVSSTDLQSLFEAARWAASSYNEQPWSYIVAAKSDSTAFAKLLSCLTEGNQAWAAAVPVLAIGCTSLNFSKNGKPNAAAFHDLGLASATLTFEATARGLVVHQMIGILPDKVRELYAVPEGVQPFTGLAIGYAADPEKLPEPLKQRELTPRSRKPITDFVFGDKWGTKSGLVE
- a CDS encoding (R)-mandelonitrile lyase; this encodes MEIKRIGSQPSKKGPADWFTGTVRIDPLFEVPEPGRASAASVTFEPGARTAWHTHPLGQTLIVTSGCGWAQRWGGPIEEIRPGEVIWFPPGEKHWHGATSTTAMTHTAIQEKLDGKAVDWLEHVSEEQYGN
- a CDS encoding type II secretion system protein GspG, which encodes MAFLTWQFALSLRFDDFDDSKEAASRSDAMNVAEACDLYKNRLGKYPQNLDQLLQPPDGGRPFLNSGSDLFDQWGHKFFNDSNGPSNNGRRVDIWTIDPNTGKIIGNWSK
- a CDS encoding type II secretion system protein GspG, with translation MIEIENDKPESRKRLLKSEHIFLIFAALTVVVVASLMGILFGGFDDSNGCSARSSAEVIAQACHLYKLRLGKYPEELDKLLKPPYGGPPILHSPPDIIDNWGHNFHYDPSGPHNKGENVDVWAVDPKTEKIIGNWEK
- a CDS encoding type II secretion system protein GspG — its product is MAFLIPSLTWSGGCVFFRSPSPDDSRTAFAKADISNIVTTCELYKIRLLEYPSDLDFLLTSPYKWRPFLNSQNDIIDPWGQKYQYDPAGPHHKGEQVDIWTVDPETGKIIGNWND